DNA from Nocardioides seonyuensis:
GTACGAGAATAATGAGGCTTTCCGCGAGGAATTCAAGCGAAACGGCCTCGTTCCGCTGGTCTGGGCCGTTGTTCCCAATAACACGCTGGGATTCGTCGACCCGGTCGACTCCGTCGACGACCTGGACGGCAAGAAGATCCGTGCTGTGGGAATCTCGGCGCAGGCTCTCGAGGCCAAAGGGGCCGAGGTCGTGGCTTTGCCTGCCACCGACCTCTACGAATCACTCGAGCAAGGGGTGATCGAGGGGTTCTCGACACTCATCTTCACTAACGCGGTGCTGGGATTCAACGTGGCGGAAGTTGCACCGAATCTTGTCGACAGCGGCTTGGGACAGTACGTGCTGGCCACGCAGGTCGTGATGAACGCGGACCTGTACGAAGGGCTGCCGGATGAGGTCAAGGGGGCCATGGGCCAAGCGGCCGAAGAGGCTCTCGACTTCAGTCTGAAGGAGACCCAAGCGGAGGGCGAGCTCGCCTGCGACAGGCTCCAGGAGCTGGGCGGATCGGTGACGACCTTCCCGGAGGACGAAGTGAGTGCGTGGAAGGACGGGCTGTTTGAAGGCCTCCTGGACCAGTGGTCGGAGTCTGCGAGTGAGTCGCCTGATCTCACAGAGGACGCGATCGAAGAGTTTGAGTCTGAGTACCTCGAGGCAATGTCGGAGCGTTCAGGCGAAGCTGCGCCGGACATCTTGACCGAATGTGCCAACCGAGGCTGAGAAGCCTGAGCGGACAGCAATGCTGGCCAGCGTCCACCAGTTGCCGACTGCCGGGACACTCCAGGAGTCCACCGCAACGATGTGGCACTAGGCAAGGGGATAACAGATGCGTTCAGCTGTGCGCCGCCTGACGCTTGCTCTCATGATCGTAGCGTCGCTACTCACGCTCTTTCTCATGGTCATGATCGCCGGGGACGTTCTCCTAAGGTATGCCACGGGGTCAGGCTTCCGAGGCAGTACAGAGGTCGCTGAGGTGATTCTTCCAGCGGTCGCATACCTTGCGATGGCCTATACCCAGCGACGCGGAGAGCACGTCGCGTCGAGCGTCGTACTTGACCGGTTGCCTACCCGGCCCGCGCGGATGCTTCACTCGGCAGGCATGGTTGTTGTGACCGCCTTCCTCGCAGTCCTCCTCTTGGTCACAACAGAGTCGGCCATCGACTCCGCGAATATACGCGAGTCCAGGTACGGCCTCCTCGGTCTCGCCGTCTGGCCAACCAGGATCTTGCTAGCGATCGGGCTGCTCGCCCTTCTCCTGGAGAACCTCGCGGACACGTGGGAATGCGTGCGATCCAGCAACAAGAAGGGCTCGGGAGTACAGGTTGTCCCTGGGGCTCCCGAGACGCAAGGAGGATCCTGAAGATGTCGCTCGCCCTGATTGTGGTCACGGTGTTCATGCTCTTCTTTCTTCTCCTAATGAGCGCCGTCCCTGTTGCCTTCTGCCTCGGTGTGAGCGGGGGAATCGGTATCTGGCTCTTGGATGGACAAGAAGTCATGTCGGCGTCCTTGGCGTCCATTCCGCTCACGTCCAGCGCACGATATGGTCTCGTCGTCCTTCCCATGTTCATCTTGATGGGGGTCTTGCTGGCAGAAACCGGGATCGCTCGTGATCTCTATCGGACGGCTGAACGCTCTGTAGGGCGGCTACCGGGCGGCTTGGCCGGCGCTACGGTGTTCGCCTGCACGATATTCGGCGGCGTTTCCGGATCCAGCACTGCGGACGCTGCGACCATCGGACGCATTTCGATCGAAGAAATGCGGAGGAACGGCTACCGTCCCGAATATGCGGCGGCAGTCGTGGCTGCCGCCGGCACCATCGCTGTCCTCATTCCGCCGAGCATCATTCTGATCATGTATGGCGTGATCACAGGCGAGTCCGTGGGTGCGCTCTTGCTGGCTGGCCTTGTGCCTGGCTGCATGATGGGGCTGGCGTTCTTCGCCTACGCGGTGACGGTCGGCCTCCGTGGTCGAGACCGTGCACTGTCGGTGCATACGTCACAGCTCCCCGCTAGCGAGCGTCACGCGGGCAACGGCGCCACGAGGAGCCGCAATCGCGGAGACGGCGAGAAGAATTCCCTGACGAACTATCTGAGTCTGCTCTACGCCCTGGTCCTGTTCGGGGTCGTGCTTGGCGGCATCTACCTCGGAGTCTTCACGTCAACAGAAGCGAGCGCCGTGGGTGCGGCTACGGCGTTGGCCCTTGGTGTGATAGCGATTCGTTCACCGACCCGCAGTCTGGAGATGCTGCGCACGGCGGTGCCGCATGCGGTATCGACGGTAGGAATGATCTTCGCGATCTTACTCGGCGGCACGATCTTCACATACTTCTTGATCTCCGCAGGGGTGCCCGCCAGTTTCACGACGTGGATTCTCGAGATGGAGCTTCCGAGTGAACTGGTCGTCATCATGTTGCTCGCCACACTGATCCCTCTCGGGATGTTCCTGGACGGGCTCTCAATGATGTTGGTCACCGTTCCACTGTCGTACCCGGTCGTCACGGCACTTGGTTATGACGGAGTGTGGTTCGGAGTCCTGGTGTGCGTCCTCATCGAGGTCGGGCTACTGACTCCGCCCGTGGGACTGAACGTCTTCGTCATCTCGGGTCTACCCGGAGCACCTCGGGCCGAGCAGATTTTCGTACAGGTTTTGCCATTCGTCCTTATCCAGCTCCTTCTAGTGGCCCTGTTCATGCTGTTTCCCGATCTCGTCACCTGGCTGCCATCGAGAGCTCAATCGACATAGAAGCCTCCGATTGATCACGGAGGCACTCATCACTCTAATGAATGGAGGTTCGCATGATCACCCCAGCGAACTTAGAATACCAGAACGGACCGCAGGATCCGAATCACTGGACCGACACCTATTTCTTTCCCATCTCGATTCCGGAAGCCCATCTGCTGGTCACGTTCTACGTCGTGGTCCGGGCGAACCTGGGCGTAATGTCGAACGAAGTGGTCGCTTACGGAAGTCTGACCGACACCAGGGCCGAGGTGCTGTACGTCGACGGGCAGATGCACCTGCCTGCGCCGGAGAAGTTCTCGCAGATGGAATCATCCAACGGTCTCTCGATCGTCGCCATCAATCCTCCGCGGGACTACCGGATCGACTATGTCGGTTATGACGACACCGAGGTCCACGTGGATTGGCGTGGAATCATGGACCCTTGGGACATCCACGATCCCGATCACAACTCTCTGCTGCCTGAGACCGAGAGCGAGCGGATGGCCGCCACCTCGATGGGTGAGGGCTACAAGGGTCATTTCGATATGACCGGTCGGGTGACCGGAACGGTCAAGGTCCGAGGTCGTGAATTTGCCGTGGACGTGATCGACAGGATGGATCACAGTTGGGGTCCCCGCCACGAACTGGAGATGCATCCGATGAACTCGATCTCGGTGCACTTCGGCGAGGATCTCGCCTTTCGTATTCTGGTGAAGCTGGATCTGGACGCTCCTGCGGGGCAGGATCAGGAATTGGCCGCCGGGTACGTCCTGGACAACGGTATCCTGCATTCCATCGTGAAGGCGGACATCGACACCGTGAGGCTCGGGTTGGCTGTTGTCGCGATGAATGTGCTCGTGTCGGACGATCGTGGAATCGCCTACATGCTGCGGGCGCAGGCGGACGTAGGTGGGCCTTGGAATGCGTATCCTTCAAATGTCACCTGGCAATCGATGATGCGGTGGAGCCTGAACGACAGGTATGGGTACGGGGTGGTCCAGGAGCATCACCCCCTGCCGCTGGAGACCAAGCGTCGCGGTCGCTGGTGGAGCGATCCTCAGCCATCCATCTCATCGTGAGTGAGTCCATGGAGACGGCTTCCGCTCGCTCCGTACAGATGCAAATGGGGAGTTCGGCATCGGTGCAGAGATTGATCCTCGCGCGGCATGCGCAGACTGAATCCAATGTGCTGCGGGTCCTTGATTCTGCCCTGCCCGGTCCGAAGCTGACCCCCGAAGGAATTCGGCAAGCGAAGGCCCTCGCAGAGCGCCTGGCATCGAGGGACGTGGAGGCGGTGTTTTCGAGCCCCGCGGCCCGAGCGCGTGAAACGGCTGACTTCGTTGCTGAGTCGCACGGAGTTCCGGTCAGCGTGGTCCCTGGGATCCAAGAACTGAGCGTCGGAGACTGGCACGGCTCGTCCCGCGACGTCGATCGCAACGAGTTCCGGGACATGTATCGCCGTTGGCTCTCGGGTTGCCAGGACCTTCGTGCGCCGGGCGGCGAATCGGCGTCGGAGGTGATCCAGAGGTTCGTGGAGGTTCTCCAGGGCGTGGTGTCGCGCGCGTGGACGGGTGACGTGGTCCTCGTCACTCACGGTGGAGCGCTCCGTCTCGCAGTCGCTCACTTAGCCGTGAACATCGACGGGTCCTTCGCTCAGGCGCATCCCGTGGGAAACACGGGAATCGTGGAACTGGAGTACGAGGAAGGCGTCTGGCGGTGTGTGGAGTGGTGCGGTGTCGAGCTCCCGCCATCCGATCGATCGGCCGCGGAGGGATCGTCCAGAATGCAGGTGTATGAGTATCCGAGTGGTACCGATCGTCAAGGGCCGAATTGCTGAGGAGTTGGAGTGCACGTGAATCAGACGACCGTACAGAAACATCTGGACGACCTCACATGGATGAGTGGTGGGCTGCGGGACTCGCCGACTGATGCTTTCGTGGAGCGTCTGAGACAGCGGTTTCCGACGGAGTCGGAATTCGACGTCTTGGAAACGCAAAAGCTGAAGCGACGCCGGGACGCTAGGCGCCCGATTCCGTCGCTCTCCACCATGGAGGGATCATTCCGAAACCTGCTCGATGTGCACGTCAAGGACGGTTACGACCTGTCTCATGTGCGGTGGCTGTCGGGGGGTGCCTCGAAGCTGCAGATGGCATGTGAGCTGCGGTGGAGGGACCCGAAGCTTGACTCCGATGTCGTGGATCAAATCGTCGTCAGAATGGAGCCGCAGGAATCGTTGAATGCAACCAGTCGGCTGCGGGAGTTCCAGGCATTGCGGGCGGTCGCTGGACTCCTGCCGGTGCCGCGAACATTCTGGGTGGATGCAGAGGCTCGGTTCTTCCCTGAAGCGGCACTCATCTATGAGTACGCCACCGGAGTGACGAAGGTGTCGGGCGTGGAAGGTAGGACGTCCGGCGTGGGCAACGCCTTTGGCCACAGGTTGCGCCCCCTCTTGGGTGAGCAGTTCGTCGACCATCTCGCGAAACTCCACAGCTTCGACTACTCCACGGCGGAATTGGGCGCTTTTGATGTGCCAAGCCCCGGCACGACGGAGAGTGCCAATTGGCAACTCAACCGTGCCTGCCGGGTGTGGGATTCTGATCGTCCCGAAGAGATGCCCGTCATCGAAGTCGCGATCAACTGGCTCCGCCGGAATCTTCCGACGCTCGATCGCGTCAGCCTGCTTCATGGGGACTATCGCGGTGGAAACTTCTTGTTCGATGAGGCGTCCGGAAACATTACCGCGTGGCTTGACTGGGAGCGCTCGTATCTCGGCGACCGCCATCGAGACCTAGCTTGGATCACCCTCCCCCAGTTCGGTCATTTCTCGGAGGACGGAAGAACATTCCTGGTCTCGGGTCTGGTTCCTATTGAAGAGTTCTATGACCGCTATGCAGAGAAGTCGGGGCTAGAGGTGGACCCGGAACGGATCCAGTACTACAAGATCCTCAACACCTTTCAGCTCATTGCGTCCTCCCACGGGTCGGCCTATCGCGTGTCCAGCTTGGGTCGCTCCCATCAGGACGTCCTGCTCACGTGG
Protein-coding regions in this window:
- a CDS encoding TRAP transporter large permease: MSLALIVVTVFMLFFLLLMSAVPVAFCLGVSGGIGIWLLDGQEVMSASLASIPLTSSARYGLVVLPMFILMGVLLAETGIARDLYRTAERSVGRLPGGLAGATVFACTIFGGVSGSSTADAATIGRISIEEMRRNGYRPEYAAAVVAAAGTIAVLIPPSIILIMYGVITGESVGALLLAGLVPGCMMGLAFFAYAVTVGLRGRDRALSVHTSQLPASERHAGNGATRSRNRGDGEKNSLTNYLSLLYALVLFGVVLGGIYLGVFTSTEASAVGAATALALGVIAIRSPTRSLEMLRTAVPHAVSTVGMIFAILLGGTIFTYFLISAGVPASFTTWILEMELPSELVVIMLLATLIPLGMFLDGLSMMLVTVPLSYPVVTALGYDGVWFGVLVCVLIEVGLLTPPVGLNVFVISGLPGAPRAEQIFVQVLPFVLIQLLLVALFMLFPDLVTWLPSRAQST
- a CDS encoding histidine phosphatase family protein, with protein sequence MGSSASVQRLILARHAQTESNVLRVLDSALPGPKLTPEGIRQAKALAERLASRDVEAVFSSPAARARETADFVAESHGVPVSVVPGIQELSVGDWHGSSRDVDRNEFRDMYRRWLSGCQDLRAPGGESASEVIQRFVEVLQGVVSRAWTGDVVLVTHGGALRLAVAHLAVNIDGSFAQAHPVGNTGIVELEYEEGVWRCVEWCGVELPPSDRSAAEGSSRMQVYEYPSGTDRQGPNC
- a CDS encoding C4-dicarboxylate TRAP transporter substrate-binding protein, producing the protein MMAAATATACGSDGGVANQDQITFKYATYQPENSTDAKVAKWWFERVDELTPNHELDVKMFYSGSLLPPDDTLNGVASRRADAALFATSYHPKELPLSQIATVPFLSTSAEASARVHAEMYENNEAFREEFKRNGLVPLVWAVVPNNTLGFVDPVDSVDDLDGKKIRAVGISAQALEAKGAEVVALPATDLYESLEQGVIEGFSTLIFTNAVLGFNVAEVAPNLVDSGLGQYVLATQVVMNADLYEGLPDEVKGAMGQAAEEALDFSLKETQAEGELACDRLQELGGSVTTFPEDEVSAWKDGLFEGLLDQWSESASESPDLTEDAIEEFESEYLEAMSERSGEAAPDILTECANRG
- a CDS encoding DUF7065 domain-containing protein, producing MITPANLEYQNGPQDPNHWTDTYFFPISIPEAHLLVTFYVVVRANLGVMSNEVVAYGSLTDTRAEVLYVDGQMHLPAPEKFSQMESSNGLSIVAINPPRDYRIDYVGYDDTEVHVDWRGIMDPWDIHDPDHNSLLPETESERMAATSMGEGYKGHFDMTGRVTGTVKVRGREFAVDVIDRMDHSWGPRHELEMHPMNSISVHFGEDLAFRILVKLDLDAPAGQDQELAAGYVLDNGILHSIVKADIDTVRLGLAVVAMNVLVSDDRGIAYMLRAQADVGGPWNAYPSNVTWQSMMRWSLNDRYGYGVVQEHHPLPLETKRRGRWWSDPQPSISS
- a CDS encoding phosphotransferase family protein, which encodes MNQTTVQKHLDDLTWMSGGLRDSPTDAFVERLRQRFPTESEFDVLETQKLKRRRDARRPIPSLSTMEGSFRNLLDVHVKDGYDLSHVRWLSGGASKLQMACELRWRDPKLDSDVVDQIVVRMEPQESLNATSRLREFQALRAVAGLLPVPRTFWVDAEARFFPEAALIYEYATGVTKVSGVEGRTSGVGNAFGHRLRPLLGEQFVDHLAKLHSFDYSTAELGAFDVPSPGTTESANWQLNRACRVWDSDRPEEMPVIEVAINWLRRNLPTLDRVSLLHGDYRGGNFLFDEASGNITAWLDWERSYLGDRHRDLAWITLPQFGHFSEDGRTFLVSGLVPIEEFYDRYAEKSGLEVDPERIQYYKILNTFQLIASSHGSAYRVSSLGRSHQDVLLTWIEGVIYSLVEELRLQLLEVGS
- a CDS encoding TRAP transporter small permease subunit, whose translation is MIVASLLTLFLMVMIAGDVLLRYATGSGFRGSTEVAEVILPAVAYLAMAYTQRRGEHVASSVVLDRLPTRPARMLHSAGMVVVTAFLAVLLLVTTESAIDSANIRESRYGLLGLAVWPTRILLAIGLLALLLENLADTWECVRSSNKKGSGVQVVPGAPETQGGS